The genomic region TCCTTGTTCGTATTGTTTACGCTGTGTCATTTGTATTTCTAGTGCTGTTGGGGATTTTCAAGTCGAAAGCAAGACCAAAGCTCTTCTTAAATATGATGGGATGATCACTTGGACTCCACCCGCTATTTTTAAAAGCTCCTGTCCTATGGAcatcacattttttccctttgacCACCAGAATTGTTCACTGAAATTTGGCTCCTGGACATATGACAAAGCCAAAATTGACCTCCTGATTATTGGATCCAAAGTGGATATGAATGACCTTTGGGAAAACAATGAATGGGAAATAGTTGATGCCTCTGGCTATAAACACGATATAAAATATAATTGTTGTGAAGAGATCTATACAGATATAACATACTCCTTTTATATCCGAAGGCTACCCATGTTTTACACCATTAATCTGATCATTCCCTGTCTCTTCATTTCATTCCTAACTCTATTAGTCTTTTACCTTCCGTCTGACTGTGGTGAGAAGGTGACCCTCTGCATCTCAGTGCTACTTTCTCTGACTGTATTTTTGTTGGTGATCACAGAGACAATCCCgtcaacctctctggtcattcCACTGGTTGGCGAATACCTGCTCTTCACCATGATATTTGTGACCCTATCAATTGTCATCACAGTGTTTGTTCTGAACATCCATTACAGGACTCCAACCACACACACCATGCCCAAATGGGTAAAAAGCGTCTTTCTCAAGCTCCTGCCCAAAGTCCTGATGATGACGAGACCTCTAGAGCCGCAGAAGGAAGCCAGCTCTAAAAAGAGTAAGAAAGGGCTTGCCAATAAATCTAGCAAGATGAAGCAATACGGAGACGTTAAATTATACAAGGAGCAGAGATGCTGCCACTGTGACAAGGTGAACCAACTTGTTACCGGCAAAAGAAGATTGAGCCCTCAGCCCATGAAATGGGGGATGGAGCACGTCAAGTACTCCGCTGAAGTCGGCGAGGTAATTAGCAACGTTCAGTTCATCGCTGAAAACATGAGGAGCCAAAACGAAACTAAAGAGGTAAGAGGGTTATTCCCACTGCCTGGGCTGCATGGTGAACCTTCCACTCCCGGCATGGAGCGGTTGCGTACATGAGtcgtcccattgaagtcaatagtgctGTTCTGTAACTCTCCAAAAAGCGACCAGATTTGTTTGGAGTGGTTTGTTTATGAAGCCCCATGCTGCTTAGTGTTCAGGGTTCTGCCGTTGTCTCTGTTTATAGACTTCACTCCCAGAATGAGCCCACCCATGTACATAGGTTCAGATTTCCCATGTCGTCTCTTACCAGCGTTTTATATCGTTTCACAGGCCAACATTTTCCTTGGTGGCTAGTGATTTTTGGTAGCCTCCATTTTTGGGGGCACAGCTTGAGATGCCttaaaaggggcctgattttcagagggtgggtgctggccactttctgaaaatgtggccccattaaggtgtttcaagttgggctCCCAAAAACAGAGGAAACAAAATCACTAATGGCTGTTTGAAAATTGTGGTTGCAGAAGTCTCTGTTCTTTGTGGCTGTCCAGCCCTGTTCTCTTTATTTAAGGTATCATAGACTTTGCCACCCACATCCATTATTAGCATCTCTTTTCCTGCCAGTTTATAGGTAGAAACCCTCCTTCTTCCCTTGGATCTCAGTGCAATATCACCTCAGTCTACTATTTTGTGGCCTATATATATAGGGAgagagagatatacctatcttatagagctggaagggaccctgaaaggtcatcaagtccagccccttgccttcactagcaggaccaagtactgattttgccctagatccttaagtggccccctcaaggattgaactcacaaccctgggcttagcaggtcaatgctcaaaccactgagctatcccctcccctATGTCTTTCCTTGCAAGCTTTAACTGACACTGTAATCTTGTGTAGCAGCCTCAGGACTCCTCCGTTGGGAGTTCAAGGGGCTTTTCTTCCTTGCATGCTGCTTTCTGGCAGCGATGATAATGGATTGTAACGCTTCCTTCTACACCCCTCGCTCACAAGAGGCTCAGCCTTAAAAAGTGCTGAGAGGAAGGCTAAGtcctatcctatcctatctcctagaactggaagggaccttgaaaggtcatcgagtctagccccctgccttcactagcaggaccaagtactgattttgccccagatccctaagtggccccctcaaggatggaactcacaaccctgggtttagtaggccaatgctcaaaccactgagctatccctccccctaaggtGCAGTTAAGGTGCAGAACCTGGATTCAGTTCCGACTTCTGCCACAGATGTCCTGTGTgccctcgggcaagtcacttagggttcGAGGCACAAAGAAACGTAGGTGTCGTGATGCTGAGCGTCACGTTTCGGCCCTTAGAAAATCACTGGGGTTCACAAAGCCTGGGTTATGTGCCTAAGCTCCCTATGCAACGAATGGGGAGAAGTAGGTGCCTTAGACTggaatgggattcacagaagccatcaCGGTAGGTGGCTCCCCACCAGAGGCCAAGCTGAGGGGTGAGTGTTAAGCCCCGCCCCTTTCTGAGATAGGTGCCTGGGCTTCAGGTACGTGCCTCCCTCTGCCTGGGATTCCCAgcagttttgggggtggggggagtaagaggcttttaaaaacaagactcGGTGTTCGGTTCCTGGGTTTGCTTGTGCAGATTAATGAATCTTTCATCCGAACCGAGACAGCTGGCATAGGACGTGATGCTCTGAGGGCGCAGTCTAGAATTCTAGGAACTCaagggccggatcctcagctggtgtcaatcagggcAGCTCCGCTGAACTCAATGCGGCTTCATTGGTTTCCACCAGCTGACCATCTGGCCACCACCGTTTGCAGAGAAGGTGAGCAGAGGGCCAGATTGTGGCTCGGAAGGAGGTGGCTCCCCGGAAGAGTAGGGGCTTTtgagcagggccagattaaggcaaAGGTACGATGGGCCATACCTAAGACTCCTGGAGTCACATGAGCACAGAGTCccagctgccatttaaaaaaaaatgttctagcccttgtggctgccaAGAAAAACCTGGAAATATGACTTAGTGTCACTGACGCCTGCCTGAGTATGCAGGCAGCCTGAAATGATAGCTCTAAGAGGTGTGAACTGTCTGAAAGCTGCTGCCAGCCtaaggggcagggccatggtgTGCGGGGTGCCCATGGCTTGCCACTCTGCAGCCAGGAATTCTGGCACACTAGGCCAgagtgctgcctggagcctgggGAAGTGAATGCTGGGATGGGGTCTCTGCCACCCTTTGAAAGGGTGTGGCATGCATGTCTTTCCCTGCCTGGTGTAACATTGCATTACCAAGCTATGTAACCAGTGCTTGTCCGctatcatagggttggaagggacctcaggaggtcatctagtccaaccccctgctcaaagcaggaccagtccccagacaggTTCACTGGTGCATTTTAGCTAAACCGAGATGACAGCAGCTTTGATTCCCGGGAGCTGCACAAAGCCAGAACATGCCCCTTAGATTAGACACCTCGAACAACTCCCTAACAGCTTCTGCTCTTTTTGTGCACTTGCGGCACGGCTTAACTCTACTTCAAATCGCGTTCTCGGTTTAAACTGCGCATCAGCAGCTCTTCATCAATCGCAAGAGACCGGCTCCAGCCTTTCAAAACGTATTACAAGTGAAAAACAGAGGCATTTTGCTTCTGTTCAAACCGGGGGGGAGGGAATGCCTGGGCAAGCGTTGACTTAACCCTTCGTACTCATCAGAACAACGCTTGCTGCTCGGGCCCGCCGTGGAGAGAAGGCTGGAAGGTGTCAAAAGGACAGCAGCACTTTGAAAGGGTTACAGGAATCGGGGCTGTATTTGGAAGGAGCAAAAGTGTCGTAAAAATGAGaaacgaggtgggtgaggtaatgtcgtGTATCGggccaacttgtgttggtgagagagacaagcttccgagcTTATACTGAGCTCTGCTTCCGGGCTGGGAAAGGACCTCCCAGCCTCACAACTAAATGCCCggtggagcagattgtttagcatgagTGGTTCCATCTGGTCCACCTGGCATTTAGCAGTGACATTCAGAGTTAGTTTGCcaggcctgaaga from Chrysemys picta bellii isolate R12L10 chromosome 6, ASM1138683v2, whole genome shotgun sequence harbors:
- the CHRNA6 gene encoding neuronal acetylcholine receptor subunit alpha-6, producing the protein MLSEKCLGCFYSSFWLWAYAFMSLIKGCSACEPEERLFQKLFSHYNHFIRPVENVSDPVTVHFEVAITQLANVDEVNQIMETNLWLRHIWNDYKLRWDPMEYGGIEFVRVPADKIWKPDIVLYNNAVGDFQVESKTKALLKYDGMITWTPPAIFKSSCPMDITFFPFDHQNCSLKFGSWTYDKAKIDLLIIGSKVDMNDLWENNEWEIVDASGYKHDIKYNCCEEIYTDITYSFYIRRLPMFYTINLIIPCLFISFLTLLVFYLPSDCGEKVTLCISVLLSLTVFLLVITETIPSTSLVIPLVGEYLLFTMIFVTLSIVITVFVLNIHYRTPTTHTMPKWVKSVFLKLLPKVLMMTRPLEPQKEASSKKSKKGLANKSSKMKQYGDVKLYKEQRCCHCDKVNQLVTGKRRLSPQPMKWGMEHVKYSAEVGEVISNVQFIAENMRSQNETKEVEDDWKYVAMVIDRVFLWVFIVLCVFGTGGLFLQPLIADT